The genomic DNA GAAATGCCGCCGCCCATCGTGGTGTATCGCCGCACGGCCTCGTTATTCAAGCAACACATCACCACAATCGATCGAGCCATCATCGGCGAGGCGAATTGTTTCATCGAGCCGAACGAGGGGATTCTGTTGGTGAGCGACGGCATCACGCAGGCGGGGCTTGGAACGGGCTTGCCGGAAGGATGGGGAGCGGAGGGCGTCTGCGATTTTGTCTGCTCGTTGTTGAGCGAGCGCACGCCAGCGAGGCGAATTCCCAAGTTGGTGCACGATCAGGCGCGAACGTATTGGAGGAAGTTGCCGGGAGACGATTGTACCGTTGCGCTGGCGTTGTGCCGGCAGGGGCATGTGGTCAACATCTTCACCGGAGCCCCTCTATCAAAGTCGATGGACGGGGGCGTGACCAAGCGTTTCCTGTCAATGGATGGCGCGAAGGTTGTGTGTGGCGCGACGACTGCCCAGATTGTTGCGCGGTTTCTCGGGGCGAAGCTTCAGGTCGCGCAGGATGCGACAAGTCTTATCGCGCCGCCTCATTATTATCTACCCGGCATCGACCTAGTGACGGAAGGCGCGGTTACGTTGAACCAAGTCTTCAATGTGTTCGACGAGGATTTGGGGCAGAGCGACGAAGACAGCGGTGTTACGAGGCTGTGCGCGTTGCTGCGAGAGGCGGACCGAATCAATATCATCATGGGCAATGCGCCGAACGTCGCGGGGAATGAC from Candidatus Hydrogenedentota bacterium includes the following:
- a CDS encoding SpoIIE family protein phosphatase; amino-acid sequence: MYTHVDVELVQTSKRAGSVCGDRVEVERTAAYTTVLCCDGLGSGIKANIAATLCASRLLELQRRGYSLREAFQALVQTMNEARGANLPYAAFSLLQVLNNGQATALTYEMPPPIVVYRRTASLFKQHITTIDRAIIGEANCFIEPNEGILLVSDGITQAGLGTGLPEGWGAEGVCDFVCSLLSERTPARRIPKLVHDQARTYWRKLPGDDCTVALALCRQGHVVNIFTGAPLSKSMDGGVTKRFLSMDGAKVVCGATTAQIVARFLGAKLQVAQDATSLIAPPHYYLPGIDLVTEGAVTLNQVFNVFDEDLGQSDEDSGVTRLCALLREADRINIIMGNAPNVAGNDISFRQQRVLPRTTIVPLLREKLEAAGKLVVIESV